One genomic region from Jilunia laotingensis encodes:
- a CDS encoding glycerate kinase family protein: protein MRKIILAFDSFKGSVQSLDIAGSALRAIGKEFPRCETVRFPIADGGEGTTEAICANLNVERVACKAHDPLMNEIEVSYGITEDGRTAILEMASASGLPLVPDALRNPMHTTTYGTGEVILDALNRGCRKFIMGIGGSATNDAGTGMLQALGVRFADGQGNLLDAKGSNLVRIEHIDESALHPFVKEASFTIACDVNNPFYGMDGAAFVYAPQKGASPEEVVALDGGLKHYAEVIHREKGMDITTLPGAGAAGGMGGGLLPFLNATLKPGIDTILEILRFKEAIRDADLILTGEGKLDVQTGMGKALGGILKLAREADVPVVALGGCIEDADKLNEMGFTAVLSIQPAPVSLEQAMQREFALSNIENTVTQLMRIIKQFKK, encoded by the coding sequence ATGAGAAAAATTATTCTTGCTTTCGATTCATTTAAAGGTTCTGTCCAATCCCTCGACATTGCCGGGAGTGCCCTTCGGGCCATAGGGAAAGAATTCCCCCGTTGTGAAACAGTCCGTTTCCCGATAGCCGATGGCGGTGAAGGAACCACGGAAGCGATCTGTGCCAATCTGAATGTGGAGCGGGTCGCCTGTAAAGCGCATGATCCGTTGATGAATGAGATCGAAGTATCTTATGGCATCACGGAAGACGGCCGGACGGCCATCCTTGAAATGGCATCCGCCAGCGGTCTGCCCTTGGTGCCCGATGCTTTGCGCAATCCTATGCATACCACCACTTATGGTACGGGAGAAGTCATCCTCGATGCTTTGAACCGGGGATGCCGGAAGTTCATCATGGGAATCGGGGGGAGTGCCACCAATGATGCCGGGACGGGAATGCTGCAAGCCTTAGGAGTCCGTTTTGCCGATGGACAAGGGAACTTGCTGGATGCGAAAGGGAGCAATCTTGTCCGGATAGAACACATAGATGAATCGGCTTTGCATCCGTTCGTGAAGGAAGCTTCTTTCACGATAGCTTGTGATGTGAACAATCCGTTCTACGGGATGGATGGAGCAGCCTTTGTATATGCGCCCCAGAAAGGTGCCTCTCCCGAAGAAGTGGTTGCCTTGGATGGCGGACTGAAACATTATGCCGAAGTCATCCACCGGGAGAAAGGCATGGATATAACAACTCTTCCCGGTGCAGGTGCAGCCGGAGGCATGGGAGGCGGATTACTTCCTTTCCTGAATGCGACTTTGAAGCCGGGCATCGATACCATATTGGAAATACTCCGTTTCAAGGAAGCCATTCGTGATGCCGACCTCATTCTGACGGGTGAAGGCAAACTGGATGTGCAGACCGGAATGGGCAAGGCTTTGGGGGGTATCCTGAAACTTGCCAGAGAAGCCGATGTCCCGGTCGTAGCCTTGGGAGGATGCATCGAAGATGCGGACAAACTCAATGAAATGGGATTCACAGCCGTGCTATCCATCCAGCCGGCTCCCGTTTCTTTGGAACAGGCGATGCAACGTGAGTTTGCTTTGTCGAATATAGAGAATACCGTCACTCAGCTCATGCGTATCATCAAACAGTTTAAAAAGTAA
- a CDS encoding GntP family permease — translation MTAIGALIGLLVSVLLIIKKVAPTYSLIAGAIVGGLLGGLPLTDTVRVMTEGVKDVTPAVIRILTAGVLSGVLIKTGAAATLSNAIIRTLGERRVFFALALATMLLCAVGVFIDVAVITVAPIALSIGRRLGISPSVLLIAMVGGGKCGNIISPNPNTIIAAENFGADLSSVMFYNVLPAVVGLLFTVFVVVRLIPDKLVKGKVTEEVAEEKELPSLFGSLVAPVVTIILLSLRPLFDITVDPLIALPIGGVCGILCMRQWRNILPSMEYGLQKMSSVAILLIGTGTIAGVIKNSTLKDWILQALGQAHFDEVMIAPVSGALMSAATASTTAGATLASASFADTILAVGISAAWGAAMVNSGATVLDHLPHGSFFHATGGVCELTFRERLKLIPYETLIGAVLAASTTLLCLVL, via the coding sequence ATGACCGCTATTGGCGCATTGATCGGATTGCTTGTATCCGTTCTCTTGATTATAAAAAAGGTCGCCCCGACCTATAGCCTGATTGCAGGCGCAATCGTGGGAGGATTGTTGGGTGGACTTCCGTTGACCGACACTGTCAGAGTGATGACGGAAGGAGTCAAGGATGTGACTCCGGCAGTGATCCGCATCCTTACGGCAGGTGTCTTGTCCGGAGTACTGATTAAGACGGGAGCGGCGGCCACACTCTCGAATGCCATCATCCGCACGTTGGGTGAGAGGCGTGTGTTTTTTGCATTGGCACTCGCCACGATGTTGTTGTGTGCCGTTGGCGTATTTATCGATGTGGCAGTGATTACCGTTGCTCCCATTGCCCTGTCCATTGGCAGGAGGCTGGGCATTTCCCCGTCCGTATTGCTGATAGCCATGGTTGGCGGTGGGAAATGCGGGAATATCATTTCTCCCAATCCCAATACGATTATTGCAGCCGAGAATTTTGGGGCAGACCTCTCTTCGGTGATGTTCTACAATGTCTTGCCAGCGGTAGTCGGGTTGCTGTTTACCGTATTTGTCGTGGTACGTCTGATCCCCGATAAATTGGTTAAAGGTAAGGTGACGGAAGAAGTTGCCGAAGAGAAGGAACTTCCTTCTTTGTTCGGTAGCCTGGTGGCTCCGGTGGTAACAATCATCCTTCTTTCTCTTCGCCCGTTGTTCGATATTACGGTCGATCCGTTGATTGCACTTCCTATTGGTGGCGTTTGCGGGATTCTTTGCATGAGACAGTGGAGGAACATCCTGCCCAGCATGGAGTATGGGTTGCAGAAGATGTCGTCTGTTGCCATCCTGCTGATAGGAACCGGAACGATTGCCGGGGTCATCAAGAACTCTACCTTGAAAGACTGGATCCTGCAAGCCTTGGGACAAGCCCATTTCGATGAAGTGATGATCGCTCCTGTGTCGGGTGCATTGATGTCTGCCGCCACAGCGTCCACTACTGCCGGTGCTACGCTTGCTTCCGCCTCCTTTGCCGATACGATTCTTGCCGTCGGTATCTCTGCCGCCTGGGGAGCAGCGATGGTCAATTCCGGTGCTACCGTACTCGACCATCTGCCTCACGGTTCTTTCTTTCATGCCACGGGGGGAGTCTGCGAACTGACTTTCAGGGAACGTCTTAAACTGATTCCTTACGAAACTTTGATAGGAGCGGTGCTGGCGGCTTCCACCACTCTTTTATGTCTTGTCTTATAA
- a CDS encoding acyltransferase family protein — translation MSTKNRLLSLDVLRGITIAGMILVNNAGACGYPYEPLRHAKWDGFTPADLVFPMFMFLMGISTYISLRKYEFRWKPAIGKILKRAVLLFLIGVAMKWFVNACESGVWTDWEHMRILGVMQRLGICYGVTAVLALFVPHRRFLPVALLLLLGYFILQLIGNGFEKSPGNIMAIVDSTVLGTSHMYLQGRQFVEPEGILSTIPSVAQVMIGFVCGRAILGRKDNGERMQYLFLTGTTLLFSGYLFSYACPLNKRLWSPSFVLVTCGIAALSLAALIYVIDVRQQKRGWTFFEVFGANPLFLYVASYIFGELFRLWGVSGFLFDTALQPLFGNYFGSFMYAVLFLSLHWAAGYILFKKRIYIKL, via the coding sequence ATGTCAACTAAGAATCGTCTTCTTTCACTCGATGTATTGCGCGGCATTACCATTGCCGGGATGATACTGGTCAACAACGCCGGTGCGTGCGGATATCCGTATGAACCGTTGCGCCATGCAAAATGGGATGGATTTACCCCTGCCGATCTTGTCTTTCCTATGTTCATGTTCCTGATGGGAATCTCTACTTATATCTCTTTACGCAAATATGAATTCCGGTGGAAACCTGCCATCGGCAAGATATTGAAACGGGCTGTCCTGTTGTTCCTTATCGGGGTTGCCATGAAATGGTTTGTGAACGCTTGTGAAAGCGGGGTCTGGACGGATTGGGAACACATGCGCATTTTGGGTGTCATGCAGCGTCTGGGCATCTGTTACGGAGTGACCGCTGTGTTGGCTTTGTTTGTTCCCCACCGTCGTTTTCTGCCCGTTGCTCTCTTGCTTTTATTGGGCTATTTCATCCTGCAACTTATTGGAAACGGTTTTGAAAAGAGTCCCGGCAATATCATGGCAATTGTTGATTCCACCGTCTTGGGAACCAGTCACATGTATCTCCAGGGACGGCAGTTCGTAGAGCCGGAAGGTATTCTGAGTACGATCCCTTCGGTGGCACAGGTGATGATCGGTTTTGTATGCGGACGTGCCATCCTCGGGCGGAAGGACAACGGGGAACGGATGCAGTATTTGTTTCTGACGGGTACTACACTGTTGTTTTCAGGGTATCTGTTCAGCTACGCCTGTCCTTTGAACAAACGGTTATGGTCGCCCAGTTTTGTACTGGTCACATGCGGTATAGCTGCGCTTTCACTGGCTGCGCTGATTTACGTTATTGATGTGCGGCAACAGAAACGGGGATGGACTTTCTTCGAGGTCTTTGGAGCCAATCCTTTGTTTCTCTATGTGGCAAGCTATATATTCGGTGAACTTTTCCGGTTGTGGGGCGTGAGTGGCTTTTTGTTCGACACGGCACTCCAACCGCTGTTCGGCAACTATTTCGGCTCCTTCATGTATGCCGTTCTTTTCTTGTCGCTCCACTGGGCGGCAGGATACATCCTGTTTAAAAAAAGAATCTATATAAAACTATAA
- a CDS encoding alpha-N-acetylglucosaminidase, with translation MMKRSIYLLFVLLFLSLSAGAKEKDVAVVQALVQRLIPSYADNFQFRKVKAIDGKDRFRLESDRGKIVISGNNANSMAMGLNHYLRYYCLTTISWYADIPVEMPEVLPAVKEAIDVEAKVDKRFFLNYCTYGYTMPYWQWADWERFIDWMALNGVNMPLAITGQEAVWYKVWKKMGMTDEEIRSYFTGPTYLPWHRMANIDGWNGPLPMQWLDNQVELQKKILARERELNMKPVLPAFAGHVPAGLKRIYPDANIQYLGKWAGFADTYRCHFLNPEEPLFATIQKRFLQEQTRLFGTDHIYGVDPFNEVDPPSWEPEYLSEISSNMYRTLTAADPKAEWMQMTWMFYHDRKDWTAPRIKALLTGVPKDKMYLLDYHCENVELWKTTDHFHGQPYIWCYLGNFGGNTTLTGNVKESGKRLENALLDGGSNLHGIGSTLEGLDVMQFPYEYIFEKAWNLNRDDDAWLHALADRHAGTVSQPVREAWDILFNDVYVQVPRTLGILPGYRPEMDKPNKRITNDYSDTVLLKAWDKLLQAPDCNRDALRLDIIAVGRQLLGNYFKTLKEDFDRMYAAKDVPGLKARASEMREVLSDLDKLTAFHSRCSLDKWIADARALGDTPDLKDYYEKNARNLITTWGGSLNDYASRAWSGLIKDYYSKRWDMYLDAVLLATESNCPFDQKELDASVKAFEDAWVDSTTPVTVQSEGDLMTYARFLLKKYERRIH, from the coding sequence ATCATGAAAAGAAGCATTTATTTACTTTTTGTACTCCTTTTCCTGTCCCTTTCGGCAGGGGCGAAGGAGAAAGATGTGGCGGTGGTGCAAGCCCTGGTGCAGCGGCTCATTCCGTCTTATGCCGATAATTTCCAGTTCCGGAAGGTGAAAGCCATCGATGGCAAAGACCGTTTCCGTCTGGAGAGCGACCGCGGGAAGATAGTGATAAGCGGCAACAATGCCAATTCGATGGCAATGGGGTTGAACCATTATCTGCGATACTACTGCCTGACCACCATCTCATGGTATGCCGACATTCCCGTTGAAATGCCCGAAGTGCTTCCGGCTGTCAAGGAAGCCATCGATGTGGAGGCGAAGGTGGACAAGCGTTTCTTCCTGAACTACTGTACGTATGGATACACGATGCCCTACTGGCAGTGGGCGGATTGGGAACGGTTCATCGACTGGATGGCGCTGAACGGTGTCAACATGCCTTTGGCCATTACCGGACAGGAAGCCGTGTGGTATAAAGTCTGGAAGAAGATGGGAATGACCGATGAAGAAATCCGTTCGTACTTTACCGGCCCCACTTACCTCCCCTGGCACCGAATGGCGAACATCGACGGTTGGAACGGCCCGTTGCCGATGCAATGGCTGGACAATCAGGTGGAGCTTCAAAAGAAGATTCTCGCCCGCGAACGCGAACTGAATATGAAGCCCGTCCTCCCGGCTTTTGCCGGACATGTGCCTGCCGGATTGAAACGGATTTATCCGGATGCGAACATCCAATATCTGGGCAAGTGGGCAGGCTTTGCCGATACCTACCGTTGTCACTTCCTGAACCCGGAAGAACCTTTGTTTGCTACCATCCAGAAGCGTTTCCTACAGGAGCAGACGCGGCTTTTCGGAACCGATCATATCTATGGGGTCGATCCATTCAATGAAGTCGATCCGCCCAGTTGGGAGCCGGAGTACCTGAGTGAAATATCTTCCAACATGTACCGTACCCTGACAGCCGCTGATCCGAAAGCGGAATGGATGCAGATGACCTGGATGTTCTACCACGACCGGAAGGATTGGACTGCCCCGCGCATCAAAGCCTTGCTGACGGGTGTGCCGAAAGATAAGATGTACCTTCTCGATTATCATTGCGAAAATGTGGAACTGTGGAAAACCACCGACCATTTCCACGGACAGCCTTACATTTGGTGTTATCTGGGTAACTTCGGTGGCAACACCACCCTCACCGGGAATGTAAAGGAGAGTGGCAAGCGTCTGGAGAATGCTTTGCTCGATGGCGGCAGTAACCTTCACGGCATCGGTTCGACACTCGAAGGGCTGGACGTTATGCAGTTTCCTTATGAATACATCTTTGAGAAAGCCTGGAACCTGAACCGGGATGACGATGCATGGCTTCATGCCTTGGCCGACCGTCATGCCGGAACCGTATCGCAACCCGTTCGTGAGGCCTGGGACATTCTTTTCAACGATGTCTACGTGCAAGTTCCCCGTACATTGGGCATATTGCCCGGCTATCGTCCGGAAATGGACAAACCGAATAAACGCATCACGAACGATTACTCCGATACCGTTCTGTTGAAAGCCTGGGACAAGTTGCTTCAAGCTCCCGACTGCAATCGGGACGCACTTCGTCTGGATATCATTGCCGTAGGCCGCCAGTTATTGGGCAATTACTTCAAGACATTGAAAGAAGATTTCGACCGTATGTATGCCGCCAAAGATGTACCCGGACTGAAAGCCCGTGCCTCCGAGATGCGTGAAGTGCTGAGTGACCTGGACAAGCTTACCGCTTTCCATAGCCGTTGTTCGCTCGATAAATGGATTGCCGATGCCCGCGCTTTAGGCGATACTCCGGATTTGAAAGATTATTATGAGAAGAATGCCCGGAACCTTATCACAACCTGGGGAGGAAGCCTGAACGATTATGCCAGTCGTGCATGGTCGGGACTTATCAAGGACTATTATTCCAAACGTTGGGATATGTATCTGGATGCCGTACTCCTGGCTACTGAAAGCAACTGCCCTTTCGACCAGAAAGAACTGGATGCCTCGGTCAAAGCCTTTGAAGATGCCTGGGTAGATTCCACCACCCCCGTTACCGTGCAATCGGAAGGGGATTTAATGACCTACGCCCGTTTCCTGTTGAAGAAGTACGAACGGCGCATCCATTGA